The Oncorhynchus masou masou isolate Uvic2021 chromosome 31, UVic_Omas_1.1, whole genome shotgun sequence genome includes a region encoding these proteins:
- the btf3l4 gene encoding transcription factor BTF3 homolog 4, translating into MNQEKLAKLQAQVRIGGKGSARRKKKVVHRTATADDKKLQSSLKKLAVNNIAGIEEVNMIKDDGTVIHFNNPKVQASLSANTFAITGHAETKQLTEMLPGILSQLGADSLTSLRKLAEQFPRQVLDNKAPKAEDIEEEDDDVPDLVENFDEASKNEAN; encoded by the exons ATGAACCAAGAAAAATTAGCGAAACTTCAAGCCCAGGTCCGGATAGGAGGAAAG GGCTCGGCACGTAGGAAGAAGAAGGTCGTACACAGAACGGCAACAGCCGATGACAAAAAACTTCAGAGTTCGCTAAAGAAATTAGCTGTCAACAACATTGCTGGTATTGAAGAG GTAAACATGATCAAGGATGACGGCACGGTGATCCACTTCAACAACCCTAAAGTGCAGGCGTCTCTGTCGGCCAACACCTTCGCTATCACTGGCCATGCCGAGACCAAGCAGCTCACAGAGATGCTCCCGGGCATCCTCAGTCAGCTGGGTGCCGACAGCCTCACCAGCCTGCGTAAACTGGCAGAGCAGTTCCCTCGGCAAG tGCTCGACAACAAAGCCCCTAAAGCAGAAGATATTGAAGAAGAAGATGATGACGTTCCAG ACCTGGTGGAGAATTTTGACGAAGCATCAAAGAACGAGGCAAACTGA